From Brassica rapa cultivar Chiifu-401-42 chromosome A06, CAAS_Brap_v3.01, whole genome shotgun sequence:
NNNNNNNNNNNNNNNNNNNNNNNNNNNNNNNNNNNNNNNNNNNNNNNNNNNNNNNNNNNNNNNNNNNNNNNNNNNNNNNNNNNNNNNNNNNNNNNNNNNNNNNNNNNNNNNNNNNNNNNNNNNNNNNNNNNNNNNNNNNNNNNNNNNNNNNNNNNNNNNNNNNNNNNNNNNNNNNNNNNNNNNNNNNNNNNNNNNNNNNNNNNNNNNNNNNNNNNNNNNNNNNNNNNNNNNNNNNNNNNNNNNNNNNNNNNNNNNNNNNNNNNNNNNNNNNNNNNNNNNNNNNNNNNNNNNNNNNNNNNNNNNNNNNNNNNNNNNNNNNNNNNNNNNNNNNNNNNNNNNNNNNNNNNNNNNNNNNNNNNNNNNNNNNNNNNNNNNNNNNNNNNNNNNNNNNNNNNNNNNNNNNNNNNNNNNNNNNNNNNNNNNNNNNNNNNNNNNNNNNNNNNNNNNNNNNNNNNNNNNNNNNNNNNNNNNNNNNNNNNNNNNNNNNNNNNNNNNNNNNNNNNNNNNNNNNNNNNNNNNNNNNNNNNNNNNNNNNNNNNNNNNNNNNNNNNNNNNNNNNNNNNNNNNNNNNNNNNNNNNNNNNNNNNNNNNNNNNNNNNNNNNNNNNNNNNNNNNNNNNNNNNNNNNNNNNNNNNNNNNNNNNNNNNNNNNNNNNNNNNNNNNNNNNNNNNNNNNNNNNNNNNNNNNNNNNNNNNNNNNNNNNNNNNNNNNNNNNNNNNNNNNNNNNNNNNNNNNNNNNNNNNNNNNNNNNNNNNNNNNNNNNNNNNNNNNNNNNNNNNNNNNNNNNNNNNNNNNNNNNNNNNNNNNNNNNNNNNNNNNNNNNNNNNNNNNNNNNNNNNNNNNNNNNNNNNNNNNNNNNNNNNNNNNNNNNNNNNNNNNNNNNNNNNNNNNNNNNNNNNNNNNNNNNNNNNNNNNNNNNNNNNNNNNNNNNNNNNNNNNNNNNNNNNNNNNNNNNNNNNNNNNNNNNNNNNNNNNNNNNNNNNNNNNNNNNNNNNNNNNNNNNNNNNNNNNNNNNNNNNNNNNNNNNNNNNNNNNNNNNNNNNNNNNNNNNNNNNNNNNNNNNNNNNNNNNNNNNNNNNNNNNNNNNNNNNNNNNNNNNNNNNNNNNNNNNNNNNNNNNNNNNNNNNNNNNNNNNNNNNNNNNNNNNNNNNNNNNNNNNNNNNNNNNNNNNNNNNNNNNNNNNNNNNNNNNNNNNNNNNNNNNNNNNNNNNNNNNNNNNNNNNNNNNNNNNNNNNNNNNNNNNNNNNNNNNNNNNNNNNNNNNNNNNNNNNNNNNNNNNNNNNNNNNNNNNNNNNNNNNNNNNNNNNNNNNNNNNNNNNNNNNNNNNNNNNNNNNNNNNNNNNNNNNNNNNNNNNNNNNNNNNNNNNNNNNNNNNNNNNNNNNNNNNNNNNNNNNNNNNNNNNNNNNNNNNNNNNNNNNNNNNNNNNNNNNNNNNNNNNNNNNNNNNNNNNNNNNNNNNNNNNNNNNNNNNNNNNNNNNNNNNNNNNNNNNNNNNNNNNNNNNNNNNNNNNNNNNNNNNNNNNNNNNNNNNNNNNNNNNNNNNNNNNNNNNNNNNNNNNNNNNNNNNNNNNNNNNNNNNNNNNNNNNNNNNNNNNNNNNNNNNNNNNNNNNNNNNNNNNNNNNNNNNNNNNNNNNNNNNNNNNNNNNNNNNNNNNNNNNNNNNNNNNNNNNNNNNNNNNNNNNNNNNNNNNNNNNNNNNNNNNNNNNNNNNNNNNNNNNNNNNNNNNNNNNNNNNNNNNNNNNNNNNNNNNNNNNNNNNNNNNNNNNNNNNNNNNNNNNNNNNNNNNNNNNNNNNNNNNNNNNNNNNNNNNNNNNNNNNNNNNNNNNNNNNNNNNNNNNNNNNNNNNNNNNNNNNNNNNNNNNNNNNNNNNNNNNNNNNNNNNNNNNNNNNNNNNNNNNNNNNNNNNNNNNNNNNNNNNNNNNNNNNNNNNNNNNNNNNNNNNNNNNNNNNNNNNNNNNNNNNNNNNNNNNNNNNNNNNNNNNNNNNNNNNNNNNNNNNNNNNNNNNNNNNNNNNNNNNNNNNNNNNNNNNNNNNNNNNNNNNNNNNNNNNNNNNNNNNNNNNNNNNNNNNNNNNNNNNNNNNNNNNNNNNNNNNNNNNNNNNNNNNNNNNNNNNNNNNNNNNNNNNNNNNNNNNNNNNNNNNNNNNNNNNNNNNNNNNNNNNNNNNNNNNNNNNNNNNNNNNNNNNNNNNNNNNNNNNNNNNNNNNNNNNNNNNNNNNNNNNNNNNNNNNNNNNNNNNNNNNNNNNNNNNNNNNNNNNNNNNNNNNNNNNNNNNNNNNNNNNNNNNNNNNNNNNNNNNNNNNNNNNNNNNNNNNNNNNNNNNNNNNNNNNNNNNNNNNNNNNNNNNNNNNNNNNNNNNNNNNNNNNNNNNNNNNNNNNNNNNNNNNNNNNNNNNNNNNNNNNNNNNNNNNNNNNNNNNNNNNNNNNNNNNNNNNNNNNNNNNNNNNNNNNNNNNNNNNNNNNNNNNNNNNNNNNNNNNNNNNNNNNNNNNNNNNNNNNNNNNNNNNNNNNNNNNNNNNNNNNNNNNNNNNNNNNNNNNNNNNNNNNNNNNNNNNNNNNNNNNNNNNNNNNNNNNNNNNNNNNNNNNNNNNNNNNNNNNNNNNNNNNNNNNNNNNNNNNNNNNNNNNNNNNNNNNNNNNNNNNNNNNNNNNNNNNNNNNNNNNNNNNNNNNNNNNNNNNNNNNNNNNNNNNNNNNNNNNNNNNNNNNNNNNNNNNNNNNNNNNNNNNNNNNNNNNNNNNNNNNNNNNNNNNNNNNNNNNNNNNNNNNNNNNNNNNNNNNNNNNNNNNNNNNNNNNNNNNNNNNNNNNNNNNNNNNNNNNNNNNNNNNNNNNNNNNNNNNNNNNNNNNNNNNNNNNNNNNNNNNNNNNNNNNNNNNNNNNNNNNNNNNNNNNNNNNNNNNNNNNNNNNNNNNNNNNNNNNNNNNNNNNNNNNNNNNNNNNNNNNNNNNNNNNNNNNNNNNNNNNNNNNNNNNNNNNNNNNNNNNNNNNNNNNNNNNNNNNNNNNNNNNNNNNNNNNNNNNNNNNNNNNNNNNNNNNNNNNNNNNNNNNNNNNNNNNNNNNNNNNNNNNNNNNNNNNNNNNNNNNNNNNNNNNNNNNNNNNNNNNNNNNNNNNNNNNNNNNNNNNNNNNNNNNNNNNNNNNNNNNNNNNNNNNNNNNNNNNNNNNNNNNNNNNNNNNNNNNNNNNNNNNNNNNNNNNNNNNNNNNNNNNNNNNNNNNNNNNNNNNNNNNNNNNNNNNNNNNNNNNNNNNNNNNNNNNNNNNNNNNNNNNNNNNNNNNNNNNNNNNNNNNNNNNNNNNNNNNNNNNNNNNNNNNNNNNNNNNNNNNNNNNNNNNNNNNNNNNNNNNNNNNNNNNNNNNNNNNNNNNNNNNNNNNNNNNNNNNNNNNNNNNNNNNNNNNNNNNNNNNNNNNNNNNNNNNNNNNNNNNNNNNNNNNNNNNNNNNNNNNNNNNNNNNNNNNNNNNNNNNNNNNNNNNNNNNNNNNNNNNNNNNNNNNNNNNNNNNNNNNNNNNNNNNNNNNNNNNNNNNNNNNNNNNNNNNNNNNNNNNNNNNNNNNNNNNNNNNNNNNNNNNNNNNNNNNNNNNNNNNNNNNNNNNNNNNNNNNNNNNNNNNNNNNNNNNNNNNNNNNNNNNNNNNNNNNNNNNNNNNNNNNNNNNNNNNNNNNNNNNNNNNNNNNNNNNNNNNNNNNNNNNNNNNNNNNNNNNNNNNNNNNNNNNNNNNNNNNNNNNNNNNNNNNNNNNNNNNNNNNNNNNNNNNNNNNNNNNNNNNNNNNNNNNNNNNNNNNNNNNNNNNNNNNNNNNNNNNNNNNNNNNNNNNNNNNNNNNNNNTGACAAAGCGGCCAAAGAGAAAGAGGTCCTCCGAGTTAAATTTGAGGAGTTGGAAGACAAGCTGAGGTCTGACCGTCTCGCGAAGAAGGACGCTTACGCGAGAGAAAACTCGCTTAGAGCGGTTGGTCGCTTCCCTCGAGAAAGAGAAGGCCGAGCTCGAGGAAGAGAGGGACGCTGTCGTCGGAACGCTGGTCAAAGAGAGGCAACGTCTGAGGGACTCTAGGGTTCAGGAGGTCACCCGCGAGAGGATCAAGGTTCAAACGGCTATGGCGGACAAGTCTACTCGCTGTGTAGGTAAATGAAGGGCTATCTGGATCGCCTTAACGCGCTAGAGAAGGCCAAGAATCTAAACGGGCAGGCTTCAGGAACAAAAAAAGTGCCTCGAGATGATAAAAATAGCGGGATCGAGATTCCGCAGAGTATGATCAACATCTTCTCGGAGCAGGAGAAGATGTATGAGGCTGAAGTCACCAAACTTATACCTCGAGCCATTCTCTGAGGATGACTTtgctctctctcctctcaaCCTCCCTTCTCGATTTGTAAGTGAAGAGCTCATGGGGGTACTCGACCCGTACGGATCGAAGGTTGGCTGATTAGCCAGAATCGGCTTCCCAGTTGATCACTTCCCACGAGGCGACCGAGATCCAGTCGATGAGCCGATGGTAGACATTACTCCGCTCTGTCGGAGCGTATTGTCGTTCCCGAAGGAACTGCCGTCGAGGACGTCCCGACGGAAACGATCCCGAGGAAGCCGGGGGACGCGATTCAAGCAGACACGGGGGATGTAGCCACCGAGATCCGGTCCTGGTTCTTCTTCGTCTGAGGAGCGAGAAGAGGACGAGGTGGGCGAGGAGGAGAACAGGTCGCCACCGGCACTTATCGAAGAGACGGTGGGTCCCGCCCCGTCCCATCAGTTTCGACCCTCCTGCTCAGGTTGACGACCTTGGCGCCGAGCCGTTGAAGAAGAAACGGTTGAACCGCTTACCCGAGCAGGGACGACACAAGACATTGTCGTTTGATCTTGTTGTAATATTAGGAATGTTTTCATCGGTGGTCTTGATAGACcttgttgttgtattttaagacTCTTTTTCCTTTGTGTTTCTCATTATTTATTTGCAACTCTTTTAAGCGATTTCGGTTATCTGTTGTGTTTGGAAAAGCATCAGATTTTTTATCCTTAATCTTTTGCAAATAGACAAGTGATGAACCGGTAATTGGTTTTTTACTCGGCTGTCATCATGTTTCGATAACAAAGAGTTGAGTATAAGAGTGGAAGGTTCTTCTGTCCGTTTCCTCAGTGAAAATTAAGTAACCGGGTAGCTAAGCCGTTACATTTTAGTCGAGAGAAGGCAAAGATTCACTCTGTTTAGGTCGGTTAATGCTTAGGCATAGGTGAATCGCGACTATTAAGGTCCTGGAGCCAagtgtctgatcaggacatagGCTGTAAGCAAAGGAGCGTGAGTGTCCGCGTGTCCTCTGCTGGAGGCACTGAGCCATTCGATGTGAAAGTCATTATTTATTCGATTGAGACCTAGGTAAGGTTTTGACTTTGGTTTTGTTACAGCTGGACCTgttaaggctgcctacgtacctcggTTGAGGATCAAGCCATTCGTAGTTATTTTTCCCGAGTAAAAGTGGCTGTGAGTGGCGCATTTACTCGGTCGAGTAGAAGTGACCACGGAGGTGCAATCTACTCTGTTTTTTTGTTACAGCTGGACCTgttaaggctgcctacgtaccttgGTTGAGGATCAAGCCATTCGTAGTTCGTTTTTTTCCCGAGTAAAAGTGGCTGTGAGTGGCGCATTTACTCGGTCGAGTAGAAGTGACCATGGGGGTGCATCtactcggttttttttttttttttttgtgtggaaaTACTTCTACGAGTAGAAACGTCGTAGGTGCATTGAGTTCCATGATCGTGGACTTCTTCGCCGCGCGACGTTTGGAGTCTGTATACGCCAGGCTTGATGACTTTAATGATTTTGTAAGGGTCCTTCCCATCTTGCGCCGAGTTTACCGGCGTTGAGTTCCTTGGTGTTCTCAAACACTTTGCGCATGACAAAGTCGCCGAGTTCCAGAGGTCGTGCGCGGACCTTTTTGTTATAGTAACTCTCTATCTGATGTTGGTAATTCTGGATGCGCAGCAGGGCTTGATCTCTTCGTTCTTCTATCTCATCGAGGGCATCAAGTAGCATTTCCTTATTCAGCTCGACGTATTGAGGCATTTTGGAACGTCGGAGGCTTGACACGTTAACTTCAGCAGGAGCCATGGCTTCGACGCCGTAGGCGAGAGAGAAAGGTGTCGATTTAGTCGATCCCCGTGGAGTCGTGCGGTGGCTCCATAGGACTCCATCGAGTTCATCGGCCCAGTGACCCTTTTTCAGGTCCAGACGCTTTTTAATGCCATCGATGATAAGTTTGTTGGAGGACTCGGCTTGGCCATTGCCTTGCGGGTAACGAGGAGTGGATGGGCTTAGTCGAATGTTCCACTTGCCACAGAACTCCTTAAAGTTGCCTGACATGAACTGCGACCCGTTGTCGGTGACGATCTCATAGGGCAGACCATGGCGGCAAATAATGTTTTTCCAGACGAAACCGCGGACTTCTTTGTCTGTGACTTGAGCGTATGCTTCGGCTTCGATCCATTTAGTGAAGTAGTCGGTCAGGACAAGGATGAAGCGTCTTTGGCGGGAACAAGGAAGCGGTCCTATGATATCCATCGCCCATCGCATGAACGGGTAAGGGGCGGTGGTTGTGCGCAGCATCTCGGTTGGACAATGGATGCTAGGTGCGTGTCGTTGGCACTTGTCGCAGCTTCTCGCGTATGACTCGCAATCAGCGTTCATCGTCGGCCAAAAGAAACCTAAGCTCCTTACTTTGATTGCTAACCCACGTCCGCCCGAATGATTTCCGCCAGCGCCTTCATGTGTCTCAGCCATAACCCTTGCTGTCTCGTCGCCATGGATGCATTTGAGGAGTACTTTACTCGCCGTCCATCGGTGCAGTTCATCGTCAAGAACGACGTAATGGGCGCTGCGGGTTTTTAGCcggcgagctgcccatttttctgCTGGGAGTTCCCCCTTCGAGAGGTAGTCGATGAACTCGGTTCTCCAATCTGGGCCAAATCCGTCGTCGTCTGGAGCAATGGGCTCGACGACCTGGGCGACGAGGGTTTGGTCGGTCAGTATATCGATGCTTGGTTTCTCGATACGATGTATCGGGATTGTTCGTTTCACTTGATCACGAAGCTTGCTGCCAAGGGCAGCGAGGGCGTCGGCGCAGACGTTCTCGCCTCTCGGAACTTTGATGAGTTCGAAGAATTCGAACTCTGCTGCCAAGCTTTGCACTATTTTGAGATAGGCGTCCATTCGATCGTTGCGGGCGTCGTAGTCGCCACTGAACTGACTGGcgactaactgggagtcgcaatAAGCGCTTAGTCGTTTAGCTTTGACGGCTTTTGCTAAGCGGAGTCCTGCGATCAGAGATTCGTATTCTGCCTCGTTGTTTGACGCGGGAAAGCCAAAGCTTAAAGACTGTCTGATTAGCTCGCCGGTCGGGGACTGTAATTGGACTCCGGCACCTGCTCCTTTGTTGGTCGACGATCCGTCGACGTGCAATGTCCAGTTTGAGCTTGGGAATGTGAGATCTTGCTCTAATTCTGGGCCAGTTCGACCAAGAAATCGGCAAGGACCTGGGATTTCGCTGCCGTGCGGTTCTTGTAGATGATATCGAGCTCGCCGAGTTCGATGGCCCACTTTGTGAGTCTGCCGGATCTGTTAGTGTTCTGGAGTATCGTTCGGAGAGGCTGATCAGTTAGTACTTCCACGGAGTGCGACTGGAAATACGGTCGTAGTTTTCTCGCTGCTTCAACAACTGCTAAAGCCATCTTTTCTAGAGTTGGATACCGCGTCTCTGGTCCTGTCATGCGTCGGCTCGTATAGAAGATGGGCTTTTGCTCGCCGCGGTCTTCTTTTATCAGAGCGCTGCTGACTGCAGCCTGTGATACTGCGACATAGAGAGATAGAACATCGCCGACGTCTGGCTTAGCGAGTACTGGAGGTGTAGTCAGGTACTGTTTGAGTTGAGTGAATGCTTCCTCGCACTTTTCGTCACAAATGaactttttatttcctcgcaggagaTCATAGAATGGCAGGCACTTGTCGGTGGATCTGGAGATGAATCGATTTAGAGCGGCTATCCGGCCTGTGAGCCGCTGCACTTCTCTGCTGTTCTTCGGACTCGGGAGGTTTAGAACCGCAGAGATTTGCTTTGGGTTCGCCTCGATTCCTCGCTGTGTGACGATGTAACCGAGGAACTCGCCAGAAGAAACCCCGAACGTGCACTTTGCTGGGTTTAGCTTCATGCCGTACTTGTTGAGAGTTTCGAAGCATTCTTGTAGATGGCGGAGGTGATCGGTGGCATGGAGCGACTTAACCAGCATGTCGTCGATGTACACTTCCATGGTGACGCCCAGCTTATCTGCGAACATCTTGTTCACAAGCCTTTGGTAGGTTGCTCCGGCGTTcttcagaccgaatggcatgaCCTTGTAGCAATAGGTTCCCCTATCTGTGATGAAGGCCGTCTTCTCGCGATCATCCGGGTGCATCATTATCTGGTTGTATCCGGAAAAGGCGTCCATGAAGGTTAGCATCTCGTTTCCAGCCGTGGACTCGACTAAACGGTCGATGTTGGGAAGAGGGTAGCTATCCTTTGGGCAGGCTTTATTCAGGTCGGTGAAGTCGACGCAGACGCGCCACTtgccatttttctttttgacgacTACCGGGTTTGCCAACCACTCAGGGTAGCGAACCTCAGCAATCGAACCTGCGCCGAGTAGCCTGTCAACTTCTTCGTTTCGGCCTTAGACCTATCAGGGCCGAGCTTGCGTCTCTTCTGTCGGATAGGCTTGAACGTTGGGTCGACGTTTAGTTCGTGAGTTGTTATAGTCGGGTCGATGCCTTTCATGTCCGCCATAGACCAAGCGAACGTGGACACGTTCTTTCTGAGGAAATCCAGAACTGACTGCTGCATTTCGTCGGAGAGGTATGCGCCAACTCTCACGGTGCGACTCTGGTCGGCGTCATCAATAGGTAACTCGAGAACCTCGTTTTCCTGAGAGTAGGCTTTTGAGGTTGGAGGGGACACTGAGTTAACGGGTAGTGACGTTCTTTGGAGTTTGACTGTGGCGACTAGGAGATCCCTAGCGGCCTTTTGGTCCCCGCGTAATGTTTTTATCTTCCCGTCCGCGCCGGGGAACTTGACGCACTGATGGTAGGTGGAAGGGACAGCCTGCATCGAGTGTAACCAAGGGGTACCGAGTATAGCGTGATACGGAGCTTTTGTGCTAACGACGGCAAATTTGACCGTTCGAGTAATGCCGCATGCGCGCACCGGGAGGCGGATCGTTCCCAAGATAGTTTCGGATGACCCATTGAATCCTGTTAGCGTTCTGGAGGACGCTTTTATGTCGTCGAGGTCGACTCCCATCTTCTGCAGAGTTCCTCGGAAGATGAGGTCAACGGAACTTCCGGTGTCAATAAGGATCTTGGTGACATCATACTCTCCAATTCcaaggacgacgaggaggggaTCATTATGGGGCGCGTGAACACCTTCAGCGTCATCTGGTGAGAAGGTTATCGGAGGATGACTTGTCGGTTTAGTCGGCCACTTCTGGGACGTCGCGACTTATCGACGATAATCTTTCACGGAACGGACTGAGTCGCCGCTAGGGGAGCCTCCCATGATGACGTTCAAAGACTGTCCCGTTTGTACTCGCTTGGAGTTCAGTAAGGCGCGGAGGTCTTTGGGTACGCTGGTATCAGGAGGTGGAAGTTGAGGCTGACCTTTAGCTCGCTCCAACTGTCGTTGTAAGTCTGTTGGTTTTGAACGGTTGAGCTTCACGCGGAGATCGCCTGCTCCGGCATTGAGTTTATCTCGGAGGTCGCTAATTGGCCCTTCGTTGTTGTTGCCATCGCTTATCGAGATGCGCCGAGACTTCCGTGCATCCAGCATCGTCCGGAGATCTCTGCGTGTGGTATTGCCTTCATTTTCCGGTTCGAGCTTCCGTTTAAGGCTGTCTCTCAGGTCTCCGAGTACAGGCGAATCGTCGTTATCTTCGTCGGACGACAAGGATTGCTGAGAGAGTATAACCTCAATGCGTCTGCGATTAGCCGGATGCTCTTCGTCGGCTGAGGAGTCTCCCCCGCCGTTATCCCTTGGGgtttcttcctcgtcgtctcgTTGCGGAGCGTCGTTTTGTCGACCTTTGCCAGTGGCTTTGCGCTGGGCCCTTCTTTCTTTATTCTTGCTCCAGCTCTTACCGTTCTTTGGTTTGGCTTTCAATGGCTCAAACTTAAACTCGCCGCTTGCAAGGGACGAGAGGTAATGCGCGTAGAGAGATTTGCATTCTGAGGTATCGTGTCCTTTGACGTCGTGATACTTGCAATGTTTGGTGAGGTCGACGGTCCGGGAAGGCCCTGCTGCTGATCCGACTGCCGCTGCGGGTTGGGTGGTACAAACAGAATCGACTTTTTGGTCGGGCGACTCGAGTTCTCTTACCCACTTGTTCCACCCCTCCCCGCGAACTACGAGAGTGGAGATTGGTGCGTTATTCTCGTTAACGACATACATGTAACCGTCTTTGCGACCGTTTTTGTCGTTTGGAGCGTGTTGGCGCGGTTCTTGTCGCGCATTTGCGTTCTTAGCCGCTGGAGCCTTGGGCGCGCTCATCTTGCTGAGGATTGCGTTGGTGTCCTCCTCCATTCGGATGAAGTTATCGGAGCGTGCGATAGCGTCTTGGAGCGACTTGGTTGGGTTCTGGTACAGGTCTTCTCGGAACTTGGAGTGGACCCACAAGGTGTTGCGCAAGGCGTCGATAGCAATTCCGTCTGGGATCTCAATCTTCGACACTACGGCTTTGAATTTCTCCATGTACTCGCGCAAGCTCTGGTCCTTTTTCTGATTGAGGTTCCACAAGCTGGATGCAGTGGCGCTGCGCTTTGTGAACATGATGTATGTCTTGAGAAAAGCTGCTGATAGGTCGCGGAAACATCCGATTGAGTTCTCTTCCAACTGGGAGAACCACGTCAGGGCTTGCTCTTGGAGAGTCTCGACGAAAAGCTGGCAGTAACCTGCATCCCTTTCGTCGTCAGGGAGTCGAGCTCGTGCCATCGCGATGTTAAAAGCTGTCATATGTTCCACTGGATCTCCGCCGGGCTTATACTCAGGTAGGCGCAACTTTTCTATCTTTCCGAGTTGCACGCTGGTTAGCGCGCGAGTAAAAGGAGTACGCGAGGTTGCTGCGAGTACACTCTCTATTTGCGGAGCTGCGCTGGTTACTTGGTGGATCTTCTCTCCCATTTGTTGAAGGCTGAGTTTGAGCTCGGCGAGCTCGCGTATTGTCGTGAGATCTGAACCTGCTGGGAGAGCGTCCGCGAGAAGGGCTTCGTTAGGCTCCGAGTCGTCAGAGATATGGTCGACTCCGGTTGCCGTAGGGTTTCTGTTGAAGAGGCGGCGGCGTATCTGCCGGGGACGGCTCGTTTGTCCCTCAGGAGCTGTGAGCGCCGCGACCAACGCAGCGAGTTGGTCGTTGGTTGTCTTTTGGACTTCGTCTTGGCGAGCGAGTCGAGCCATGACGGAGCTCATGAAATCTGAGGTGATGGGCGGCGCGGCCGCAGGCGTAGGCGTCGGTTCCTCGCCTGGAGCGCCGAAGGCGGCGTCGTCTTGAGCCATGTAGATCTAGAACGTTGCTTTAGTCagccccacggtgggcgccaatTGTTTGTACAGGATTCGGTTGATTAGAATGATGAACTTAGGAAATGGGGTGACTAAAGACGTTTTATTAGAATCAAACAAGGGATTACAAGATTGTCGGGAAAATAAGGAAACAAGATAGAGGTTTAAACAACAAGATCAGAGTGATCGATgggaaaccctaaatctagccgCTTAGTGTGTAGTTTGTCCAAAAGTCCTCTTTTCGTTGCCTCCTCCTTCCCTCTTATAGTGCCCTTGTGCGTGATGCCCTAATCGCGCCTGTCCTTTGGGCCTTGTCGCCCAAAGGCCGAGTATGTGGGCCTTGGTACTGTTTCGTCCAAGCCGAGTATAGCTGATCGGCTTAGCTGACCGGCTTAAAGTACTCTAGGGTCGAGCCGACGTCTCTAGCCGCTAAGCCGACTAAGCTCGATCGACCTTGTCGGGCTAGGGCCTGTTATTTGATGGGCCTTGTGGAGGGATGTAATCCATCTCCTACAATGTTCCATTTCCATTCGTCAAAATTTCAAGTTTTCCTTCAAGTAACACACGATCTCTTGCTGCAAAGTTTAAAACATCTAATCAAATAATCTCAGAGCATGAAAACAATTTctaaagaaatatatttatattggaGTTGAAATTAAGAAGGTAAAGTAGGGAGGGATTACGAGGAAGCAGAGGAGGATACAGGCGGCTGCACCTGGGAATAGTACGTACCAAAAGCTCAACTTTTGTAACTTCGCTCCGTCAATGAACATCAGTGGCAAACTCGCCGCTgtttttttagatattaaatcATATGAAATgattaatcaaatattaattttgtaagAAAATGTACAAACACAATgatagaaattatatatatgtttcactCACGATGCCGTTTTCCACTTTAATATCTCCGTTTTATATACCCTAACGCAATATGCATGCTTTATATATAACGAGGAATCTAGTATTGAAATCCAAACTAGTTTCCGGAATAAATTGTTTCTAGATGGGACTGTATATCTATATCCATAAAACATATGCGTTATTTGTAAGCTACTACGTACTGGAACTCTTTTACTGCTTTTGTATTCATATCTCCACAATTCTCACACTGCATATGGAATATGATTTCAGTTGAGGTAATTTCATTTTCCGTTTGGAAACGGGAGGAATTTGATATTCCAGATATAACCATTCATGTTAAGCGTGGGAATTTGTAGATCCTGttctatatatatttctcaCATGTCTAACTCTTATTactatagaatatatatataagaaaatctaGTTTTGTTTTGCTAGGATGATTAGATAAGTACAAAATTCTAGTAAtgaaaaatttataaacttcCGTCAAAATGGACAACATCTCTAAAAGTAGAAATCAGTTACCAGGCGGATGATTAGCACGAGCAAGGACCATAAACGCGATGGAAGCCGCGAGGGCGGTGCTGCGGGAGAGCCAACCGGGCCCGAGGATGGAAAACGCCAACACTCCAATGGCTGCACAACCTATTTGAGCCATGAATATATTGTATTTCTGAAATAAATACACATGCACCCATCACGGTTTTGATCAACAGTAGCTAGCATTTAAAGGTTgcgtttacaaaaaataaaaaaaaatagcgtCTCAATCAAAAGAAAGGAAAAGCGTTTAAGAAATTACCCTAGCAGCAGGGGCAGAAGGAGTGGTGAAAAGAATGGCAGAGACGGCACCAAGTGGTGCAACCGACATTGAGATACCTTTAGGGTTTAATATATGATCTATCCTTCCCAGTATCGCCATTGCCGCAAACGCTCCTGTTCGTACcagaaaatatattaacaaaacaCTTCAAATATTaaacccaaaataaaaaaacatttaaaatatttttaatacatcCGTACATGTATACTTATTTTATCAACTCGGTCATACATTCAAGGTTAAAAACACATATGAGAAGACCTATAGTTAATCAAGTAACTTCATTTATTTTGCACGCATACATGATACATGTTCGAAAATTAAAATGCATGATGATCACATACTACTATAGCTATTTCCTTTCATTTTTGATAACAATATACAAAACGATAAAACCAATTAAACAATTTAGGCCTCTGTTCAAGGATTGGCATAGACAATGACGATTTGCGAATGATATGTATAATCTTGATAAATTGAAAACCATATTTGTTTCTACGAGT
This genomic window contains:
- the LOC103873181 gene encoding uncharacterized protein LOC103873181 → MASVPVKPLPFGRLQLILRNITPTVPSAQSMVSASFKHHHFLGLSSYDICIYESVRHMRNLRSWSTRRQVSKSPGVSMPVASAEDLPAVSWDSWKPEKTTVAPSLSDVIWPAAGAFAAMAILGRIDHILNPKGISMSVAPLGAVSAILFTTPSAPAARKYNIFMAQIGCAAIGVLAFSILGPGWLSRSTALAASIAFMVLARANHPPAASLPLMFIDGAKLQKLSFWYVLFPGAAACILLCFLQEIVCYLKENLKF